A window of Daucus carota subsp. sativus chromosome 2, DH1 v3.0, whole genome shotgun sequence genomic DNA:
actatatatatacatattatattatattataaaagctattgtgtttggttgattATGCTAagtatactatatatatatatcatatactaagtataaatactatatatatacatattatatcatatactaagtataaatattatatatatattatataaattattatgtgATTCAAGAAATTATATCAGATGTTTTTtccaaaatattatacatatttcttgttgaaaacattagcatataatttttatttttattcaattatatagTAAGTGATACATCTCACACCTTTTCTATactttagatttaattttagtttagaaacgaactttgattaaattaaattataatatattttcgaaaatatgagacactaaattttaaatttttatttttataaagccAATATTCCATTACCGGAGAACACCAAGTCTCCTAAACttgaaatttgtaaaagataatGATAGCAAGCCAAAATTATCAGCTTTATAAGACCTCTGTTTTCCCTCTAGGATTAACATGGAAGGCTGCTGCTTCCTTTTGTCAGATGAAACCGAAGTGGGTGCGATTCTGTACATCTCAAAAACTTCAATTTAACAGAAAGGAGTCTTATAAAGTTTGGAGGCACCAATCTGTGGAGGGGAACCCATAGAAACTGCAAGAGGCTGCTCATCGAGAAGTTCTTCATTGCTCTGGTCTAAATGAGCAAGAGCCATAGAACTATCATCATCTTTAGAACTCTGGTGCATTCTTTCAAGTGCCAACCTAGCCTTCTCTCGAGAACCCCGTCCATTTGCTATGACACTCATGCTCCTCCACTTGTCCTTGAGGTCCACATTTGAGCGCAGATACGACAGACCGCTAAACTCTGGATCTTTAAGGATGGTAAGCCACTTACCTGCACCATGCTTTTTGACACCAGCCTTAAGCGCAGCTTCTTTTTCTGAGGTCCAGTTCTGCTTGGGGGCACCCATTGGTAACAACTCACAACTGCCTGACAGAACTACCTTGAATTTGGAAATATGAATCTATCAGTGATAAGCCTAGCAAAAGAACATCTCAGTTCGAACCAGAAACAATGCCCATGGTGGACCTGTCAGTTGAGCACAGATAGTCATAACAGAAATTTCACAGCATTGACAGAGGAGAAACATAGAACTATTATCAGCGTACATGCTTCACGTAGAGGTTAAACATACCACATGACCAAACTCATGGAAAAGACTAACTACTTGTGGAAAAAGTTCAAGTAATAAGCGTATCAAGAAATCAATCATGTCATCTTGTGTAGACACGTGATAATTATCATAAAAGACACCAaagagagaatatatatatatatcaagattATATGTTAGACCATGTTTCCCTCTGtaactaaaattataatcagTTAGCGAATAATAGGTCTCTATGAAAATTCTAACCAATCAATACTAATCTAAGTGATGTTTCTATATAAATCTCAATTTAATTCTTCGTCAATTTCAAAGTCAGCAGAAAGCACTGAAATCATATAGAGAGGCCTGAAATATAATCTCTACAATTCCATACTCTACTGCAACAAAGATGTTTGGTGGTTTAAAGATAGGCATAACAAAATTTTCACAGCCCAGATAGGGGAGAAACTTACCATAAGTATACATGCCACACCTTAAACAAAGCAAAAAGGAATTGTAAAAGTTTGCTCCAACGAAATGGATACAGAAAAAAAAGAACACCAGcacttttttttcctaaaaaaagGTTTACAGAAGAACATGTAGACCTTCAGATAAAATTCCATAATCTGAACTTGTGCATCGTAGAACTATTTCACTTGTTATAAAGGGATGTTATGCTAGAAGAAAGCCACCATCTGCAATCATCAACATACAATTGTCTCAGTTTCATTTTAAACATCAGTAAATGTAGGGTGGAGTTTATGTGCATGCTACCATCACAAATATGAGTACTAATTGGACAGAGTGTTACCTTAGTGAATGAAGCTCCATAATAAGGGAAAGCTGTTGTTAAAAATCTCTCGTATTCACTGTCTGATAGGTTGAACTGGAACCTGCATATATTTGGTCATCGCAATGCTTAGCAAAGATGCAATATATTTGGTGTAATATATTTGGGGGAAGCATATGGGACAATCCTCAGATGCACGAAAACACCAGCTTCCTGCACTGTCTTAATGAACCTTACCAGATCAAACCTGCCTTCAAAGTAGTACTGCAAATTAAATGGCATTATATATATGACCAAAAATGATCATAGATGTGATAACACTAATCAGGAACACTGAATTATAACGATGAAACCTCTGCAGAATATATTCTAATTAATAGCAGAGCTATGCCATGCTAGCTATTTAAGGGGATCAAATGAGGCAGAATTTCGTTTTGGTAAGAAAGAATAGGGCGGTGCCATTTCGAATGAAACCTGTTGGAAATATATAAGATCCCACTAAGTTATCCCACTTAATTAACATGGAAATAGGGTCAAGccaatattttatttaggtTTTTTTACTATATACTGTCACATGGACAATTATTCTGATAGTAACGGTGACGTCGTTACAAGGGATTTCCCGTTTGTCACAGTAGTGTTACCGCCACTTTTTTCTTTGTTCATgacttgaattaaattttggATCATATGAATTTGGCtaataatatctaaataaacttcttatttatttgaattataaaaaCATGATAggaattttattaatatcaaaatggactccttatttatttaaattctaaaacatatagaaatttgaaaaattaaattgtttgaattttaaaaattaaagcaAATAGTTCTGTTGGTCAGATAGTTGTAACATTACATAAAATCATGACCAACATAGAAGTCTTTTCATagaagtataataataataaccattattaaataaaaagattATGATAACCAAATTTTGATACTTTGATATTTTGTACCCTTCATTTTTCGCCGAATTTCGTTTATTAATAAAGGGCATAGATGACTTGCCAAAGAAAGAGAGAAGGTTCTTCCAAGCAAATAGTAAAAAATCGGTTTACAGGTATAAAGAGAGGAAGTAATAGCCTGCAACTGAGATACAAAGCGTAATTGGTTGCCAAAAGATTTGGACAGAAAAACTGGTTTACATTTTGATGAAATATTTTCGCGTCTTGGCCCTGAGAGTCACCTTCTGCACATGTATGGCCTTCAAAGTCACGATCTCCGTAGAAAGCCCACTCTGTCACATCAAAACGCAAACTGAACTTGCATCAAAATACAAAACGCAACTTCGGTTCACCTTTTCATCTTTTTTAAGGGAGAACCCAACTTCAAGTTGCATTTCACCTCCTCAATGCAACTTCAACTTGTGAGTTTAACTCTGAACACAACTTCAAGTTGTGTtttggatatttttttaaattttttaaaaactagtttaatttcaattgtaaataaatcattctaaaatccaaatacgaaccctaaaatattaaaaactattaatctattttttaagatttaatttttaatctagtTCCTCGCTTTAGGGCTTCACGGCCCTAAAACCTCGAATTAATTATGGTTTACGCTCGAGTATTTAAGGCCTAAAGGTCCTAAACCCTAAATCCTAAACCTTAACCGTTagtcaatttaatttcaagtataaaaaaattattctaaaacccaaaatatgaaccctaaaatGTTAAAGGGTAAAAGTGATCAACTTAATTAAAGTTTACTTTTGAAGTGACAGTGAGGGCTATTTTTCTGGACAATGACATTTGGGGCATTATGTACTAAAATTGTACTCTGGGAGCCttttctcaatactttctctCGTTGTTAAAATGTCACTAATAAGAGTGGTTCTAGCACTTTGTTTTAGAAATTGAAGTTTTGTTCATGTAATGTTGATGCATCATGGAACTAGAATATATATGGAACACAATAAATGACAGTAAATTATGTACCTAGATAATATCCTCTGGGGAAGGCTGTTAACTAAAGTAGCAAAATGCGTATTTTTTCTTCATCTATCCTTGAATCAGCATCTCGTAAGAATGCTTTTATCCCCATGAGCTCCATCACCACTTGTTGAGTTTCATCTTTCACTTGTTGAAGAAGCATGGACACAACCATGGACACAATTGCTTCAGCCATTTCTAGCTAGGTTTCTTTGTTCTTTTGTTTTACAGTTGTAGTTGAAATGTATAGAACCAGTGATTAGTATATGTTCTAATATTACTAATCACAGAGGACTTTCAATCTTTCatataaatcttaaaaaatcaACATGATACAAAAAAATGCAACTTGGCATTAGGggtaaattatatcaaaaagtATACTTCTATATCCTGTGTTGAAGTCTCGAAAATTTGTTTGATCaaattttcacaatttattggcaaattttatttattagtaCTTATGTTTTCCTTAATTGTAATCTAAAAAAtagttcataaaataaattaaactcgaaaattattaaaatactaaatttGTCGGTATTCCAATGCATTTCTCCCTCTGAATTAGAATAAATATGTTTTCGAACCTTCTCTTTGATAATGGAATCCATGGACAACCGATGAGGGACGGCCATAATAAAGTTTACAAATCATTTTCGGATGTAATTGAAGGCAAAGAGGGAAGATTTCGCGAGACTTTGCTTGGAAAACGAGTCGATTATTCAGGGCGTTCCGTCATTAGGGCCCCTCACTTTCATTATATCAATACGGATTGCCCTGCGAAATAGCAATAGAGCTTTTCCAGACATTTGTAATTCGTAGTCTAATTACACAACAGCTTGCTTCGAATATATATAAGAGTTGCTAAGAGTAAAATTCGGGACCGATTGTATGTGAAATACTTCGGGAAGTTATGGGGCCTTAGCTGGTGATCTGGGCTGTTTTTTGAACTTATTTTCAAACTtaaatttttcttgttttattttctaaaatacgGTTTGAACTTGTGCAACTGAGAGTGCAATTTGATTTAATTACGCCACTGATTAATAACCACTTTACGAGTCACTGGAAGAATCGATCGAGCAAGAAATGAAGGAATGAGAAGTGAAAAACAGTAGAGTATAGCAAGAGATGAGCAACGAAAAGGAGTTGTGGTGTGGTCGTGAGGTTGGCTGTTAGCCGGGCGGTGGTGCAGAGATATAAGGGTTTGGGAACAGGAGGTTTGGGGATTATTTGgggtataattaatttaatgagTTTCGGAGTATGTTGAGACATATTGCGACTACGCATAGGCTTGTGTTTCTAATTTCAACCACGGAGAATGGCTGAAAATTCTGGGAGGGGATGAGGACTCGGTTGAGAAACGAGAACGGGAATATTTTATGTAatcaatctatactatactcattaaaagtttggtcggtcggtacttgagtCGAATTATGagctttttatataatcaattattaaaagtttggtcgttGGTAATTGGGCCGAATTATGGGCtttttaaataatcaattatcctttataactaaaactattatcttttttatattttataactaaaatattcaacattttaaaaataacattagacaacatagcaactatcttttttaactaaaacacgttatctttttcagatttctaactaaaaaaccgaATACTATTAAAGTCAAGACATTTAAAGTTTagtcggtcggtacttgagcCGAATTATGAgcctttttatataatcaattatcctttttaactaaaataattataatttttatattttctaactaaaaactccaaattctaaaaataatattagacaacatagcaactatcctttttaactaaaacacgttatctttttcagatttaactaaaaaactgattttctaaaaataacacacGCAACATACATgaattttttctttattataatctatactatactgttAAAGTCGGAAATGAGAAGGTTGATGGGTCGGTATTGGGCCTAAATAcgtgcctatctatataacttattattctttttaactaaaatatattatctcttttatgttttatactaaaaaaactcaatcttctgaAATAACATCAAGCAGCATAGTAgttatctttttaattaaaacacacTATATCTTTTAGATTTTCAAACTAAAAAACccgatcttctacaattaacacgggtgacaagtgttgtaaaaagcgggaatcagatTTAATCGGTAAAGACACCGAACAAGGATTAATTTtattgatcggggattaatagAATGATTAATAGAATAATCAGATTTTTAATCTGTTCGACGAGTTACAGAATAAGGattaatcgatgattaattgTTATTAATCACTGAGTTTTAGAACAGAGAGGGcgacatatttttaaaaatataatattattatatataattaataataaaacggTGATACTTTTCCactaaaatacattaacattatttttaaatactctaatggtctcagtttaaaagtaatattataaatctgtattatactgtatattattattatattattaaagcttTGTCGAGTTTGGTGATCCGGTTGATATTCGACTCACAGAcctctttaatttttaatgcgtgacgatatactttttattatctattaaatcaaaccattaaaaattaggttagtatgatgtgtCGATATTTGGGTTTACGtctctttaacttataatatgttctatatcaaattattagtttttaacattttcattaaaatataaatattcgaaataatttttaattagtcatttgacggacttaactattaagaattcattctgtcaaaaaaaaactattaagaATTCATTCAAccgttaaataaaaaatttatttaaccacattaattattctatcataattttattttcacaataaaatcagttaaatttaaaatatatacggtaaaataacaaatattatacccgtccgtgctttgcacggtTTATAAGCTAGTATTCTTAATTTTATAAAGTTGATTTGGTTCCGTTGCAAATATGGTTGAAACAATTACAaaacgtatttttgaaaacatatttttgaaatttattttttgtagaagtatttttgaaaacaatatagCAGTTTGTGTATTTTCGGTAAAAACCCAATAAAATTGCAGTTtgtgtatttttgaaaaaaacctaagaaaattcaatttataaattGAGTATATAATGTAGGTTTTATGGATAAGGTGACCAAGAATTGGACACCATTTCTGTCACCAAAATTACACATGtatctatactatatattataataagctaGTCaaaataggtataatttgtagtcaactttttagttatattttttggtcgCGTACTCTCcttctaaaactaaaagtctacaataTATGGAGGTCTATTACTTTTACattgttaaataattttaaacacaaAAAACATTCATTACAATAcattatgatataaaattttataaaaaaattataacgacgttaaaaataaaattataactttttttaattctAACGTATTCCGTTTCAATACAAACACCTCATTACATAACCGTTTCTAATCACGACAAGAAAAATCACTAAAAGCGACCACCTAAATGCAGTTGCTTTTAGCTAAAAGCGACCGTAAGGGGTCGCTTTTGATTAAAAGCTACCGAAAACAGGTGGTCGCTTCTAAGGGGGTCGCTTTTATCACTTTCGGTCGCTTTTATATAAAAGCGACCGATTTTTCGGTCTCTTTTGttaaattttagattaataatttcacttttattttttgatgaaaatttgaaTCTCCCgcctaaatatattaaattctacCAATATCGGTGGAATTTGATAAGCGACCAAGATTTCTTCCGGTCGCTTTTGTATGGcaatttataaacaaaatcaTTAACTAAATATAACATTAAATGACTTCAACACAGAATTCCATTACAAACCACTAGAAGTTAAGTTAATTCAATATACTGTTACATCCTTACCACAAAGAAACTGCTAGTCCTATGGATAATTCAGAAACTAAGTATTGTACACAAAATAAAACAGAAGTCACAATACACATTAACGCAAACAGTCTCGAATAACTTTGCACCTGGATTGTACATCTATGCAATGTAAAATTTTCCATGGAGACGTCAGAAGTACCAAAATTTCTATGCTTGCTGTCGGCTAAATTGGTTAGTTGAAACCCCTTACTGGGTAGCTGGTTGATGAGAAGAGTTTCTGGCTGCCAAGCTATGCTTTTTCCAGGGACTAAGAGATTTAGGAATGAAGCATTCGGCATTCCTTCCTTTGAACGATGGGCACGAACCTTACCCCTAAGATCATCAGTCTGTAGCAGAAAGATTATAAAATTAACTTGGTCCATCCAAAGAGAGAATACATAAACTTGAAACTATTTATGACAAATATTTTTGGTGTCGCAATAAACTAAAGCAACATGATCTGCTGTTTACTCTGTAAGTGGATACTCATCCCATTACAAGGACTCCTATTTAATACTAACAAAATTAAGTTCAAGGTATAAGCAAATCAAAACACTATGCTCTGTTAAGTGCAAGTAGAATCATGCAGATCAATTCTGTTAGCTAAACAAAACAGGATTAAAGATACTTGTAACATACTAACTACCCCATGCTCAGTCACTGCATTTGACAATTAATGTGACAATTAATTGTCTTTTCTCATACATatgaaaatatacaaaatatgaaaaatatgatttaaaattaattgaataataatcatcacatattaataacaaaaaatatttataaatatataataaaatgtaaaatttaaattttcatgaaaacGTATAATCGGTtggttgaattaatttaattaaaattcaactcattaatactaaaatattaataaaataatgttaaaattaagGAATAAATTAATGTTGTCTATTCTGATCAGAGGACGCCCCTTACACAACACGATTAAAAATGACCTATAACCATTGTCATATAAACACCTAAATAACAGTTTTGTGAGCACAATAAAGTCCCAGTTGTTTGTTCATCTGGGACAACGGAATAGTTTTTGACAGTTGTCTAATAACTGTTGTGTGATTAcgattttcttgtagtgtaaaTATTATAAGCCACCGTAGCAagaaatattttgtaatattaaaatttggtcTACTATACTAAAACCAATTTTATTGCACGTTAATGCATGTATTCAAATACTGTATTTTATCTTGAACAAATTTGTCGGTGTGATCAGGTGTGTTATGCACACGTATATTCCTTTATTATGAACTGAATttgcattttatttaatttatgagATTATATATTTCAAGTCATTATAATATCTTTACAAGTTTTTATTGAACTGAATTTACATTTGAGAGAATTAATACAAGACATAATTACATTTCAAGTCATTATAACATGTCTACAAGTTTCTAGTAAACgaattcaatattaattaacGGAATTTATGATGACAATATATTTCAAGTCATTATAACATCTTTACAACTTCCTCCCAACTTAAATCAGGAAAAGAAATATTGtcatttttgaaagaaaatcgACCACAACTAATGCTCTTAATTAACTGATGGATGTTTTTCTGTCATGTGATCTTTGTTAAGTAAATTATGATGGTCATAGCCTCCTTCAGACAGTTTAGTGATGGCCAATAGAAATACACAATATTTGTAGATGGCCTGGAAACTATTAATTTACACACCGTAGTGTACGGGATTACATTTTTTGAAGGGAAATCTAGTCCTTGAGGAAGCTCTCCCAAATGAAAGCATGCAGACTTTGCGAATTCAGAGAGAGTGAGCATGCTTCAGATTTGAAAAATGCTTCAGTTCAATTTGGATGAGTTTTGAGAAGCCCGTAGCTGAGCACACCATTTCCTTTCCTCTATATGGTTCATACGA
This region includes:
- the LOC108207054 gene encoding telomere repeat-binding factor 1; translated protein: MGAPKQNWTSEKEAALKAGVKKHGAGKWLTILKDPEFSGLSYLRSNVDLKDKWRSMSVIANGRGSREKARLALERMHQSSKDDDSSMALAHLDQSNEELLDEQPLAVSMGSPPQIGASKLYKTPFC